Proteins encoded by one window of Candidatus Neomarinimicrobiota bacterium:
- the rpsA gene encoding 30S ribosomal protein S1 encodes MPDEEKSIIEPTNPDVAEVEVKEEVATQAEETTKEAESPDVEVAEEKEVKEVKKVRKLKEKVKVEAAEPETAAETAPSDGESADEEETEDLPKEEYVAPTDPPITNDEIRTVTVEELEKMVAENAPDNSDLEKYYNDSLNDISEGDVTEGRVLAVNDNEAIVDIGFKSEGIVPIEDFKRDELPEVGDTIEVYLERLEDENGQLVLSKKKADFMRIWERIVEGFNNDEIFEGRILRRVKGGMIVDLLGLDAFLPGSQIDIKPIQDFDQFVGNKFEFKIVKLNEARKNIVVSRRELIEEDMKEKRQEVLSGIEQGQVMKGRVKNITDFGVFVDLGGVDGLLHITDLSWGRVNHPSEVVSIDEEIEVTILNYNQETDRISLGYKQLQPHPWEGIEDRFPVDSVIKGKVVSITNYGAFVELEKGVEGLIHISEMSWTQHIRHPSNILSLGGEVEAKVLKILPEEKKISLGLKQLTPDPWENIEEKYQVSTIHSGVVRNLTQFGAFVEMEEGVEGLVHISDLSWTKKVRHPKEIVKKADEIEVMVLDISRENRRISLGVKQVSEDPWPLLEEKFGLDQHTDGTITKVLDKGVTVDLPEGAEGFVPLSKLTNHKVRRAAEIVEEGDELKLKVIEFSKEEKKIILSYVDYLSDSGEEEPADRLEKAQQKRAENAEAAVAAEVGEEAAVAKDADESGSDDPEIVEDSEESAEEDSDSEEKSEDNSENVAEEEAKEDSDSEEKSEDSEETAEEEEKESDSDEDDKESE; translated from the coding sequence ATGCCGGATGAAGAGAAAAGCATTATTGAACCCACTAACCCTGATGTCGCAGAAGTGGAAGTAAAAGAAGAAGTAGCGACGCAGGCAGAAGAAACCACTAAAGAAGCAGAATCACCGGATGTAGAAGTGGCGGAAGAAAAAGAAGTTAAAGAAGTAAAAAAAGTCAGAAAATTAAAAGAAAAAGTAAAAGTAGAAGCGGCAGAACCGGAGACAGCCGCAGAAACCGCTCCATCTGACGGAGAAAGCGCTGACGAGGAAGAGACGGAAGACCTCCCCAAAGAGGAATATGTAGCGCCAACGGATCCTCCGATTACCAATGATGAAATAAGAACGGTTACCGTAGAAGAGCTGGAAAAGATGGTTGCTGAAAATGCTCCGGACAACAGCGATTTGGAGAAATATTACAACGACTCGCTTAATGATATTTCCGAAGGCGATGTAACTGAAGGCAGAGTTTTGGCTGTCAATGACAATGAGGCAATTGTCGATATCGGGTTTAAATCCGAAGGAATTGTGCCGATAGAAGATTTTAAACGTGATGAACTCCCGGAAGTGGGAGATACTATTGAGGTCTATCTCGAACGGTTGGAAGATGAAAACGGTCAGCTTGTGTTATCGAAGAAAAAAGCCGATTTCATGAGAATATGGGAGCGGATAGTAGAAGGATTCAATAACGACGAAATTTTTGAAGGAAGAATATTAAGAAGGGTCAAAGGAGGAATGATAGTTGATCTGTTAGGATTGGACGCTTTTCTTCCCGGTTCCCAAATTGATATAAAACCGATACAGGATTTTGATCAATTCGTCGGAAACAAGTTTGAATTTAAAATTGTGAAACTGAACGAAGCGCGCAAAAATATCGTAGTTTCCCGCCGTGAGCTCATTGAAGAAGATATGAAAGAGAAGAGGCAGGAAGTTCTCTCAGGAATCGAGCAGGGTCAAGTAATGAAAGGAAGAGTGAAAAATATTACTGATTTCGGCGTGTTTGTTGATCTTGGCGGTGTTGACGGTCTCTTGCATATTACGGATCTCTCGTGGGGTAGGGTAAATCATCCATCAGAAGTAGTGTCCATTGATGAAGAGATTGAAGTAACTATCTTGAATTATAATCAAGAGACTGACAGAATATCTCTGGGATACAAACAACTTCAGCCGCATCCCTGGGAAGGTATTGAAGATCGTTTCCCTGTTGATTCTGTCATCAAGGGCAAGGTGGTGAGCATAACGAACTACGGCGCTTTTGTAGAGCTGGAAAAGGGCGTTGAAGGATTGATACATATCTCGGAGATGTCATGGACTCAGCATATTAGACATCCGTCGAATATACTTTCTCTTGGCGGTGAGGTGGAGGCAAAGGTACTGAAAATATTACCCGAGGAAAAGAAAATATCTCTTGGGCTTAAACAGCTTACTCCTGATCCATGGGAAAACATAGAAGAAAAATATCAGGTTAGTACAATCCATTCCGGAGTTGTGAGAAATTTAACGCAATTCGGAGCCTTTGTGGAGATGGAAGAGGGTGTTGAAGGATTAGTGCATATCTCTGATCTTTCCTGGACCAAGAAAGTGCGGCACCCGAAAGAAATAGTTAAAAAGGCTGATGAAATTGAAGTAATGGTGCTTGATATCAGCAGAGAGAACAGAAGAATATCGCTCGGTGTGAAGCAGGTTTCTGAAGACCCGTGGCCGTTATTAGAAGAAAAATTCGGACTTGATCAGCATACGGATGGCACGATAACAAAAGTGCTGGACAAAGGAGTAACGGTTGATCTGCCTGAAGGTGCCGAAGGCTTTGTTCCTCTTTCAAAGCTTACCAATCATAAAGTCAGGCGTGCCGCGGAAATCGTTGAAGAAGGGGATGAGCTGAAGCTGAAGGTAATTGAGTTCAGCAAAGAGGAAAAAAAGATAATTCTTTCCTATGTGGATTATTTAAGTGACTCCGGTGAAGAAGAACCCGCTGATCGTCTTGAGAAAGCTCAACAAAAAAGAGCCGAGAACGCCGAAGCGGCTGTCGCCGCAGAAGTTGGTGAAGAAGCGGCCGTTGCGAAAGATGCAGATGAATCCGGTTCGGATGATCCGGAAATAGTCGAAGATTCCGAAGAGAGCGCCGAAGAAGATTCCGATTCAGAAGAGAAATCTGAAGATAATTCTGAGAATGTCGCTGAAGAAGAAGCTAAGGAAGATTCTGATTCAGAAGAAAAAAGCGAAGATTCAGAAGAAACGGCGGAAGAAGAGGAAAAAGAGAGTGACAGCGATGAAGATGATAAGGAATCTGAATAA
- a CDS encoding SLBB domain-containing protein, whose translation MKNNFTRFILTQLALILLFLLVNTVQIQAQRRATTEMDRVRIEMNKERQKRLADRKEKMQERMKELLDQVLDGALNPKEYIVGPGDLFSINIWGSVNEQYEAIVSPVGNLEVPTVGSVYISGLTLEAAINKILRFSKKIYSDVDVSVSLEQLRLFRVYLTGNVSLPGTYKARAVDRIADIIDMAHGLDGLADGTNITVTSSSGVVKTFDYLEYINKGVTDNNIRLSNGDVINVPTLDLSGSVVTIESYDSRSGSFYLKDNEYLSDLLVRTGVYSRLSDMSSVYVRRGSGENNRIIQVGRSLSEMKNFRPLPGDRIIIPLFNEMVYITGEVAHPGAYPYIPDMTAEDYLGYAGGPRDSGKGNKVKVIRDGSVVKGNSKIIVQRGDNVMVPRKLSRSFRDMYNIILPITSLILSAKAAGIF comes from the coding sequence GTGAAGAACAATTTTACCCGATTCATACTGACTCAATTGGCGCTGATATTGCTGTTTTTACTGGTTAATACAGTCCAAATCCAGGCTCAGAGACGGGCGACTACGGAAATGGACAGAGTACGAATTGAGATGAATAAAGAAAGACAAAAAAGACTCGCCGATAGAAAAGAGAAAATGCAGGAGAGGATGAAAGAATTATTGGATCAGGTTCTTGATGGTGCATTAAACCCGAAGGAATATATCGTCGGACCGGGAGATCTGTTTTCGATAAATATATGGGGAAGCGTAAATGAACAATATGAAGCAATAGTATCTCCTGTGGGTAATCTTGAAGTTCCGACGGTAGGATCTGTATATATTAGCGGTCTGACGCTTGAAGCGGCAATAAATAAAATATTAAGATTCAGTAAGAAAATATATTCCGACGTTGATGTTTCCGTATCGTTAGAGCAGCTGAGATTATTCAGGGTGTATCTTACAGGCAATGTCTCCCTGCCGGGCACGTATAAGGCCAGGGCGGTTGACAGGATTGCTGATATCATTGATATGGCGCACGGATTGGATGGACTTGCAGACGGGACAAATATAACCGTCACATCCAGTTCCGGGGTTGTCAAAACTTTTGATTATCTGGAATATATAAACAAGGGTGTTACAGATAATAATATTCGATTATCCAACGGCGACGTGATTAACGTTCCGACTCTTGATCTATCCGGGAGCGTAGTGACTATTGAATCCTATGATTCACGTTCAGGATCGTTCTATTTAAAGGATAATGAATATCTTTCCGATCTTTTGGTAAGAACCGGAGTCTATTCAAGGCTTTCGGATATGAGTAGTGTTTATGTCAGACGTGGAAGCGGAGAAAACAATAGAATCATTCAGGTAGGCAGATCGCTCTCGGAAATGAAAAATTTCAGACCGTTGCCGGGAGACAGGATAATCATTCCGCTTTTCAATGAAATGGTGTACATAACTGGGGAGGTGGCACATCCCGGTGCATACCCGTACATTCCCGATATGACGGCTGAAGATTATCTCGGTTACGCCGGGGGCCCGAGAGACAGCGGAAAGGGAAATAAGGTGAAAGTTATCAGGGATGGTTCGGTCGTAAAAGGAAATTCAAAGATCATCGTACAAAGGGGAGACAATGTTATGGTACCGAGGAAGCTCAGCCGCTCGTTCAGAGATATGTATAACATCATATTGCCCATTACGTCCTTAATTTTATCTGCGAAAGCCGCCGGTATTTTTTAA
- a CDS encoding (d)CMP kinase: MKNFDEKNIVVTIDGVAASGKSTTAKLVAESLGFKYLDTGAMYRAAALAAKNSKVNAEDEDTVFSAVETSKLSVECSSAKMKIFIYGEEVSEQLRTDEVSELTSIISRFPSVRNLMVKLQREMVKNENFVVEGRDIGTVVFPNAKFKFFLTASAEVRAKRRYKEMEPNQNNSSIEEVENEIKKRDLRDSTRAISPLKKAEDAVELDTTEMTIDEQVKHLTRVIQMEIQKESQVYAG; this comes from the coding sequence ATGAAGAATTTTGATGAAAAAAATATCGTTGTAACTATTGATGGGGTTGCTGCTTCAGGGAAAAGCACTACCGCTAAGTTAGTAGCAGAATCATTGGGTTTTAAGTATCTTGATACCGGCGCAATGTACAGAGCGGCAGCTCTTGCAGCGAAGAATTCTAAGGTGAACGCCGAAGATGAGGACACTGTCTTTTCTGCGGTTGAAACGAGTAAATTGTCAGTAGAATGTTCTTCAGCTAAAATGAAGATTTTCATCTATGGTGAAGAAGTCTCTGAACAGTTACGGACAGATGAAGTATCGGAGTTGACCTCAATCATCAGTAGATTTCCCAGTGTGCGGAATCTGATGGTGAAATTGCAGCGTGAAATGGTAAAAAACGAAAATTTTGTTGTAGAAGGAAGAGATATCGGCACAGTTGTATTTCCAAATGCTAAATTCAAGTTCTTTCTCACCGCATCTGCGGAAGTAAGAGCCAAAAGAAGATATAAGGAGATGGAGCCGAACCAAAATAACAGTTCTATTGAAGAAGTAGAAAATGAAATAAAGAAAAGAGACCTCAGAGATTCCACAAGAGCGATTTCTCCTCTGAAAAAAGCGGAAGACGCTGTTGAATTGGACACTACTGAGATGACAATTGATGAGCAAGTTAAACACTTAACCCGAGTAATCCAGATGGAAATTCAGAAGGAGTCGCAAGTTTATGCCGGATGA
- the rfbB gene encoding dTDP-glucose 4,6-dehydratase: MKTYFVTGGAGFIGSRFVNFILDKYDDVKIVNIDKLTYAGNPENIKNRSNDERHIFCQDDICEEDRINELFQLHNPDIVVNFAAESHVDRSIGQPADFIQTDVIGTFILLEASRRHEIEKFVQISTDEVYGSTLGDPFRETDPLMPSSPYSASKSAADRLAYSYFKTYDLPVVITRASNNYGSHQYPEKLIPLFITNAMDDKPLPLYGDGLNVRDWLYVEDHCAAVDFIISNGVDGEVYNVGGGNELTNITITDTILELTDKSSKLVKYVDDRPGHDRRYALDCAKLLNLGWRAETDFADAMKNTVEWYMNNRSWWEPLKSGEYLEYYKNHYGMEL; the protein is encoded by the coding sequence GTGAAGACATATTTTGTAACAGGGGGCGCCGGATTTATCGGCAGCAGATTCGTCAATTTTATATTAGATAAATACGACGATGTTAAAATTGTTAACATCGATAAATTAACATATGCGGGAAATCCTGAGAATATAAAAAACCGGTCGAACGATGAACGACATATCTTTTGTCAGGATGATATTTGCGAAGAAGATCGGATTAATGAGCTGTTCCAACTTCATAATCCGGATATTGTCGTGAATTTTGCTGCTGAGAGCCATGTGGACAGGTCAATCGGACAACCGGCAGATTTTATTCAAACAGACGTAATCGGAACATTTATACTTTTAGAAGCTTCAAGAAGACATGAAATTGAGAAGTTCGTTCAAATAAGTACGGACGAGGTTTACGGCAGTACACTGGGCGATCCGTTTCGGGAAACCGATCCCCTTATGCCGAGCAGTCCGTATTCAGCGAGCAAATCAGCGGCGGACCGGTTAGCGTATTCTTACTTCAAAACTTACGATCTTCCTGTTGTTATAACCCGGGCGTCGAATAACTACGGCTCCCACCAATATCCGGAAAAACTTATACCCTTATTTATTACAAATGCGATGGATGACAAACCTTTGCCATTGTACGGAGACGGACTGAACGTTCGTGATTGGCTTTACGTGGAGGATCATTGTGCAGCTGTTGATTTCATAATTTCCAACGGTGTAGACGGTGAGGTTTATAATGTAGGCGGCGGAAACGAACTGACGAATATCACTATTACGGATACGATACTCGAATTGACTGACAAGAGCAGCAAGCTCGTTAAATATGTGGACGACAGGCCGGGACATGACCGGCGGTATGCCCTTGACTGCGCAAAATTACTGAATCTCGGGTGGAGAGCAGAAACTGACTTCGCAGATGCTATGAAAAACACTGTTGAGTGGTATATGAATAACAGAAGCTGGTGGGAGCCGTTGAAATCGGGGGAATACCTCGAGTATTATAAAAACCATTATGGGATGGAATTATGA
- the tsaD gene encoding tRNA (adenosine(37)-N6)-threonylcarbamoyltransferase complex transferase subunit TsaD: MRILGIETSCDETAASVIEEYKILSNIVSSQIVHKKYGGIVPEFASREQIGAIVPIVEAALADADTSLKDIDGIAVTCGPGLAGSLLTGLNFAKGLSLASDKKYIAVNHLEGHLFAHRLSNPDFNPPFLFLLISGGHTQLIHVINWGEYKIIGATLDDAAGEAFDKVAKMLGMEYPGGPKIDESAQNGDPDYIKFPRALLGKGYDFSFSGLKTSVLYYLKKQKESAIKKHLEDISASFQKAVVDVLTAKSINAANHLNLNRIAVGGGVSANSALRAELSSKGEAEGIEVVFPPLSLTTDNGAMIAAVGSYYLERGIFSPLSMNVYPNLAIGEVIPQ; this comes from the coding sequence GTGAGAATTCTGGGAATTGAGACCTCATGTGATGAGACAGCTGCGTCGGTAATTGAGGAGTATAAAATATTATCGAATATTGTCTCATCCCAAATAGTTCATAAGAAGTACGGTGGAATAGTTCCGGAATTTGCGTCGAGAGAGCAAATAGGAGCAATCGTTCCTATAGTAGAAGCAGCGCTCGCTGATGCTGACACTTCGCTTAAAGATATTGACGGAATTGCGGTAACCTGCGGACCGGGTCTGGCAGGTTCCTTGCTTACCGGACTGAACTTTGCCAAGGGACTTTCCCTCGCTTCGGATAAAAAATATATTGCCGTAAATCATTTAGAAGGACATTTATTTGCCCACAGATTGTCCAATCCTGATTTCAACCCACCTTTTTTGTTTCTATTAATATCAGGAGGACACACTCAGCTCATTCACGTTATCAACTGGGGAGAATATAAGATAATCGGCGCCACTTTGGATGATGCAGCGGGAGAAGCATTTGATAAAGTAGCGAAAATGCTTGGAATGGAATATCCGGGAGGCCCTAAGATTGATGAATCCGCTCAAAATGGAGATCCGGATTACATCAAATTTCCCCGGGCGCTTCTTGGAAAGGGATATGACTTTAGCTTTAGCGGGTTAAAGACATCGGTACTTTATTATCTGAAAAAGCAAAAAGAGTCTGCGATAAAAAAACATCTTGAAGATATTTCCGCATCGTTTCAGAAAGCGGTTGTGGATGTGCTCACTGCTAAATCTATTAACGCGGCAAATCATTTGAATCTCAACCGGATTGCGGTTGGCGGAGGTGTATCGGCAAATTCGGCACTGAGAGCCGAGTTATCGTCGAAAGGAGAGGCAGAGGGAATCGAGGTTGTTTTCCCTCCTCTGTCACTCACCACCGATAACGGCGCGATGATCGCAGCGGTAGGCTCTTATTATCTGGAGCGGGGAATATTCTCTCCTTTAAGTATGAATGTCTATCCAAATCTTGCAATTGGTGAGGTAATTCCACAGTAG
- a CDS encoding UDP-glucose/GDP-mannose dehydrogenase family protein — protein sequence MRRITILGTGYVGLVTGTCLADLGNQIICVDIDESKIAMLNNGEIPIFEPGLKELVQNNVSKGRLSFSTEVAKSISESEIIFIAVGTPSTPEGEVDLQYVESAAKTIGEKLNGFKIIVIKSTVSVGTGRKIAKIIKENSSSEQDFEIVSNPEFLREGSAINDFMRPNRIVLGSDSEKAFDIMSEIYRPLYLIETPIIKTSIETAELIKYASNAFLSVKISFINEVANLCDKTGADVHVVARAMGLDGRISPKFLHPGPGFGGSCFPKDTMGLVHLAKNHGVNSLIVEAAMDVNVKQRQIMVDKLKSLLPELGGKKVAVLGLAFKPNTDDVRESPSLEVIKILLKEGCTVHAYDPIALENSKKIIPEIAYFEDMMDACEGADAIMLMTEWNELRQIDLEQLKEKMAEPNVVDCRNIYDPRSMKDSGFNYISVGRTLDDIA from the coding sequence TTGAGAAGAATTACCATTTTAGGTACAGGTTACGTCGGGTTGGTAACCGGAACCTGTTTGGCAGACCTGGGAAATCAGATAATCTGCGTAGATATTGACGAATCAAAGATTGCGATGCTCAATAATGGCGAGATACCTATTTTTGAACCGGGATTAAAAGAACTCGTTCAAAATAACGTATCGAAAGGGCGGCTGAGTTTTTCCACTGAAGTGGCTAAATCTATAAGCGAATCGGAGATTATCTTCATTGCGGTTGGAACGCCTTCCACTCCAGAGGGGGAAGTTGACCTGCAATATGTAGAGAGCGCTGCAAAAACTATCGGAGAAAAGCTGAACGGATTTAAAATTATAGTAATTAAGAGCACCGTATCGGTTGGCACAGGTCGTAAAATTGCGAAAATTATAAAGGAAAATTCGAGCTCGGAACAGGATTTCGAAATTGTTTCAAATCCCGAATTCCTGCGGGAAGGTTCGGCGATAAATGATTTTATGCGACCAAATCGAATAGTTTTGGGGAGTGATTCAGAAAAGGCCTTTGATATTATGTCGGAAATATATAGACCGTTATATCTTATTGAAACTCCAATAATAAAGACTTCAATAGAAACGGCCGAGCTGATAAAATACGCCTCAAACGCGTTTCTCTCAGTAAAGATTTCCTTCATAAACGAAGTCGCCAATCTCTGCGATAAAACTGGCGCTGACGTACATGTGGTAGCCAGGGCGATGGGACTTGACGGCCGGATTAGTCCGAAATTCCTTCATCCCGGTCCCGGATTCGGAGGATCGTGTTTTCCAAAGGATACAATGGGACTCGTTCACCTTGCCAAAAATCATGGTGTGAATTCTCTTATAGTCGAAGCGGCAATGGACGTGAATGTCAAGCAAAGGCAGATTATGGTAGATAAACTTAAAAGTCTTTTACCTGAGTTAGGCGGAAAAAAGGTAGCGGTTCTCGGATTGGCGTTTAAACCCAATACTGATGATGTAAGAGAATCACCGTCCCTCGAAGTTATCAAGATTCTTTTGAAAGAGGGTTGCACCGTTCACGCGTATGATCCGATTGCATTAGAAAATTCAAAGAAAATTATTCCTGAAATTGCCTACTTTGAGGATATGATGGACGCTTGCGAAGGAGCGGATGCAATTATGCTGATGACCGAATGGAATGAACTGCGGCAGATTGATTTAGAGCAATTAAAAGAGAAAATGGCGGAACCGAATGTGGTTGATTGCAGGAATATCTATGATCCACGGAGTATGAAGGATTCCGGGTTTAATTATATTTCTGTAGGCAGAACCTTAGATGATATAGCATAA
- a CDS encoding short-chain dehydrogenase, with product MDITGKTIMVLGGWGMVGQSICRRLIPENPAKIVVCSLRKEDSRSMFDWVEKEVSGKNIEVDWDWGDIFVRKEFMETPRWELLKNKEMRSLLIDDMTSELDSESLKLTALYYLLDKHKPHCVIDCINTATAIAYQNVYGNVAEIRKIMDGIKDGTSKIDDLSEQLDLTLASLNLPQLIKHIQVLFESLKSNEVKMYLKIGTTGTGGMGFNIPYTHSEEKPSKMLLTKSAIAGAHSLLLFLMGRTPGASIVKEVKPATAIAWKDIGVGKIKRGANYINLFDSVPEEAVEFDENKSIFDQGSWTELKGEFIESVYIDAGENGYFSLGEFEAITTLGQMEFITPEEIAEIVLQEIKGINTGRDVISALDASILSPTYRAGMMREIALNEMKDLEAESEHDSIAFENLGPPRLTKLLYEAYMLKRLDGDLKSIANADPEILSEKLDKLIREDKWIRSTIISIGLPILLPEGNKFIRGPEIKTPLRGERWEKPLSEEMIDGWCERGWIDLRVKNMKTWIGRANRIIAEIDSQDSADSSSYHERTKRFWFGEDQFSIGKIVGWIFEAEESGFRMK from the coding sequence GTGGACATAACCGGGAAAACTATAATGGTACTGGGCGGCTGGGGAATGGTGGGGCAATCAATTTGCAGGCGGCTGATACCGGAAAACCCTGCGAAGATAGTGGTTTGTTCTCTGCGGAAGGAAGATTCCAGATCGATGTTTGATTGGGTGGAGAAAGAGGTAAGCGGGAAAAATATTGAAGTTGATTGGGATTGGGGCGACATATTTGTTCGTAAGGAATTTATGGAAACTCCCAGATGGGAATTGCTTAAAAATAAAGAGATGCGAAGTCTGCTGATTGATGATATGACGTCCGAGCTCGACTCGGAATCGTTAAAATTAACAGCGCTATACTACCTGTTGGATAAGCATAAACCCCATTGTGTTATAGACTGTATAAACACCGCCACTGCGATAGCATATCAGAATGTATACGGGAATGTGGCAGAAATAAGAAAAATTATGGATGGAATCAAGGACGGCACATCCAAAATTGACGACCTTTCGGAGCAGCTTGACCTTACTCTTGCATCGCTAAACCTTCCACAGCTGATAAAGCATATTCAGGTATTATTTGAATCTTTAAAATCAAATGAAGTAAAGATGTATTTGAAGATAGGAACTACGGGAACGGGAGGAATGGGTTTTAACATACCATATACTCACAGCGAAGAAAAACCGTCTAAGATGCTGTTAACGAAATCCGCTATAGCAGGCGCTCACTCGCTTCTTCTGTTTTTAATGGGCAGGACTCCGGGCGCTTCAATTGTGAAGGAAGTAAAACCCGCAACGGCTATAGCATGGAAAGATATTGGAGTCGGGAAAATTAAACGAGGAGCCAACTATATAAATTTATTTGATTCGGTACCCGAAGAGGCTGTTGAGTTCGATGAAAACAAATCGATATTCGATCAGGGAAGTTGGACTGAACTGAAAGGTGAATTTATTGAAAGCGTGTACATTGATGCCGGAGAAAACGGTTATTTTTCTTTGGGCGAATTTGAGGCTATAACTACTCTTGGACAAATGGAATTTATTACCCCTGAAGAAATAGCCGAAATTGTGCTGCAGGAGATCAAGGGAATAAATACCGGAAGAGACGTCATTTCCGCTTTGGACGCCTCCATTCTATCCCCTACTTACAGAGCGGGAATGATGCGCGAAATCGCTCTGAATGAGATGAAAGATCTTGAAGCTGAATCAGAGCATGACAGTATCGCTTTTGAGAATTTAGGACCGCCCCGATTGACAAAATTGTTATATGAAGCATATATGCTCAAGAGATTGGACGGCGACCTTAAGTCAATAGCAAATGCTGACCCCGAAATTTTGTCCGAAAAATTAGATAAATTGATAAGAGAGGATAAATGGATTCGATCTACAATTATTTCAATCGGGCTGCCTATCTTACTGCCCGAAGGAAATAAATTCATAAGAGGGCCTGAAATCAAGACCCCCCTCCGTGGGGAAAGATGGGAAAAACCACTGTCGGAGGAGATGATAGACGGTTGGTGCGAGCGGGGATGGATAGACCTGAGAGTAAAAAATATGAAGACGTGGATTGGAAGAGCAAATAGAATTATTGCCGAGATTGATTCTCAAGACAGCGCTGACAGTTCATCATACCACGAGAGAACGAAACGATTTTGGTTTGGAGAAGACCAGTTTTCTATCGGAAAGATCGTCGGATGGATATTTGAGGCGGAGGAAAGCGGTTTTAGAATGAAATAA
- a CDS encoding sugar transferase yields MILKKNETILLVLLDFFTSLAALLIFYLFKFRLGVVDNPVPLSFGEIILPFLSMSGAWVLVFWFAGLYNIKSPSSRLDEAMSVFKTVSVGTLILFIVTIQITELMSFGRLLVITYWLGMVITVSGGRIIFRSMLRKQFINGIGLLPSILVGWNDRSRALSSRISSFPGLGYKVIGYISTRVEDVGKSDSGGEVLGSISDLPKIIKEYGIKEVILSLSSNDHERLLDVINYVNGVSVGIKISPDMYDIISGQARTNQIYGLPLIDILPELMPAWERSMKRVVDIVVSTIVLTIFSPIWLLLGIIIKIDSKGKILYSQERAGRDEQIFEIFKYRSMSAEAESDTGPVWAAEDDPRITRVGYFLRKSRLDEVPQFINVLMGNMSLVGPRPERPFFVEKLKKEVSLYSKRMRIRPGITGWAQIKHKYDESLDDVKRKLRYDLFYIENMSLRMDFKIILSTIKVIFSGKGH; encoded by the coding sequence TTGATTCTTAAAAAGAACGAAACCATTTTATTGGTTCTTTTAGATTTTTTCACATCGCTTGCGGCGTTGTTAATTTTCTATCTTTTCAAGTTCAGGTTAGGGGTAGTGGATAATCCCGTGCCGCTTTCTTTCGGAGAAATTATTTTACCCTTTCTATCGATGTCGGGTGCATGGGTTCTCGTTTTTTGGTTTGCGGGACTCTATAATATAAAAAGCCCTTCTTCTCGACTCGATGAAGCGATGAGCGTTTTTAAAACGGTATCTGTGGGGACATTGATACTGTTTATCGTTACGATACAGATAACAGAGCTAATGTCATTCGGCAGGCTGCTTGTCATTACATATTGGCTTGGGATGGTAATAACGGTTTCCGGCGGCCGTATTATTTTTCGATCGATGCTGCGGAAACAATTTATCAACGGTATCGGATTACTTCCTTCAATATTGGTCGGGTGGAACGATAGGAGTAGAGCGTTATCCTCGAGGATCAGCTCTTTTCCCGGATTGGGTTACAAGGTGATCGGATATATATCCACGCGGGTTGAAGATGTGGGAAAATCAGATAGCGGAGGAGAGGTATTAGGTTCTATATCAGATCTTCCGAAGATAATTAAGGAATATGGTATAAAAGAAGTAATCCTCTCACTATCGTCAAATGACCATGAACGGTTGTTAGACGTGATAAATTATGTTAATGGAGTGTCAGTCGGGATAAAAATAAGTCCTGATATGTACGATATCATAAGCGGACAGGCACGAACAAACCAGATTTACGGACTTCCTCTCATTGATATCCTTCCTGAATTGATGCCGGCCTGGGAACGGTCTATGAAAAGGGTTGTGGATATTGTTGTCTCCACAATCGTGCTGACGATTTTTTCCCCTATATGGCTTTTGTTGGGCATTATCATCAAAATTGATTCAAAAGGAAAAATTCTTTACAGTCAGGAACGGGCGGGAAGAGACGAACAAATTTTTGAGATATTTAAATACAGGTCAATGAGCGCAGAAGCGGAGAGTGATACAGGACCTGTTTGGGCTGCGGAAGACGACCCGCGTATCACAAGGGTCGGATATTTTCTCAGGAAGAGCAGGTTGGACGAAGTCCCGCAGTTCATTAATGTGCTGATGGGAAATATGAGTTTGGTGGGACCGCGCCCCGAGCGACCGTTTTTCGTGGAAAAGCTGAAAAAAGAAGTTTCTCTTTACAGTAAGCGAATGAGAATTCGCCCCGGCATAACAGGGTGGGCGCAGATTAAACACAAATACGACGAATCTTTGGATGATGTAAAAAGAAAACTTAGATATGATCTCTTTTATATTGAAAATATGTCGCTCCGGATGGACTTCAAGATCATCCTGTCAACAATCAAAGTTATCTTCAGCGGCAAAGGGCACTAA